Within Microbacterium oryzae, the genomic segment GGATGTCAGCATTCCACAACCCCCCAGTTGCTCTGCGACGAGTCTAGGCGGCGGGTGCGCGCCTTCCGGGGAGGGTTGCAGAACCGTGACGTTCTGTGTCCCGGCGCGGCCCGGCAGGTCAGGAGCGGGCGGCGGAGCGCATGCCGGCGGCGTCCCGCTCCCACGCCGCGCGCATGAAGCGGCGCACGTCCTCATCCACCCGGATGTCGGATGGCCGCAGCGGCCGGGTGAGGTAGAGCCCTTCGAGCGACGTGAGGCGGCTGAGCGCGACGTACGTCTGCCCCGGCGCGAACGCCCCGGATCCGAGGTCGACGATCGCCCGGTCGTACGTCTTGCCCTGCGACTTGTGGATGGTCACCGCCCATGCGAGCCGCAGCGGGAACTGCGTGAACTCCGCCACGACGTCGCGGCTGAGCTTCTTCGTCGCGGCGTCGTAGGAGTACCGGTGCTTCTCCCACACCGTCGGCTCCACGTCGAACTCCTCGCCGTCGACGTCCACCCGCACGGAGTCGCCCAGGATGCGCGTGACCGTGCCGATCGTCCCGTTCACCCAGCGCGGGCCATCCGGGCCGGCGATGTCGTTGCGCAGGAACATCACCTGCGCCCCCACCTTGAGCTTCAGCTCGTCGTCGGCGGGATACACGTCGCCGCGGCCGAAGTCGCCGCTGATGTCGGCCTTCGCCGTCTGCTCGCGCCCCTTCAGAGCCGCGAGATGGGTCGCATTGATCGCGTTGACGCGGTCGTTGCGGGTCGCGAGGGTGATGACGGGGTCGGAGGGGTCGGACGGCGGGGTCCGCGCACCGGCCCGGTTCAGCGTCTCGGCGATATCGGCCGTCACGCGGCCGTACCGCACCGCGTTCAGCATCGCCTTGAAGCCGTCGTCGGACTGGCGGTGGATGTGCGTCAGCTCTCGGATGTGCAGCTCCGCACCGTGCCGCCCGAGGTCGATGAGGCCGTCGCCGCCGGGCTCGATCCCCGCCCAGACGTGCGCGTCGAAGAACCAGAACGACCGGTAGTGGTCCTGGATGTACCGCGCCTCGTCGCCGCGGGGCGGAACCGGCGCCAGCTGATACGGGTCGCCGAACATCACCACCTGCACCCCGCCGAAGGGCTCGCGGCGGCGCCCGCGCGCCTGCCGCAGCGACCGGTCGATGCCATCCATGAGGTCGGCGTTCACCATCGAGATCTCGTCGATGACGAGCGTGTCGATGGCGTTCAGCAGCTTGCGCGTGGCGTCGCTCTGCTCGAGGTCCTGGTCGGCGATGAGGCCGATGGGGAGCTTGAACAGCGAGTGGATGGTCTGGCCCTCGACGTTGAGAGCGGCCACGCCCGTGGGCGCGCAGATGGCGATCTGCTTGCTCGTGTTCCAGGTCAGATGGCGCAGCAGGGTCGATTTGCCGGTGCCGGCGCGCCCCGTGATGAAGACATGCTCGCGCGTGTCCTCGATGAGGCGGAACAGGGCTTCCTGCTCCGCCGACAGAGCAGGTGCGGTCACCCCTCCATGGTACGAAACGCATCGGGGCGCGACCTGCGCCATCCACATGCGCGACCGGCGCCCCGTCATGCAGGATGCGCGCGGGTGCGCGTTCCTAGACTGGCGGCATGGAGCAGGCGACCCCGGACAGCGCCGTCGCGGCGCCCGAGGTCGACGGCGCCCCGGTTCCGCCGCGCCGCGAGCGCGCGCGTCGGCGGGGTTCGCGGATGGCCGAGGCCGTCGGCTTCGTCGTCATCGGACTGCTGCTGGTTGCCGCGATCGCGGCCGGGTTCGCGTCGCTCTACCGCGCGTTCTGGGGTCCGGAGGCGTTCGTCGAGCGCTACGTGGGTCTTCTCGCGGACGGCCGGGCCGCCGATGCGCTGCGGGTGCCGGGAGTCGCGGTCGACTCCGCGGATCTCGAGGCCGCCGGCATCCCCGCGACCGTGAGCGACGCGCTGCTGCGGGAATCCGCGCTGCCGGACGACCTCGGCGATGTCGAGGTCGTCGACGCGCACCGCACCGGCGACGTCGTGGAGGTGACCGTCACCTACCGCGCGGAGGGGGCGGACGGGCGCTCCACCTTCCGCGTCGAGCAGGACGGCTGGTCGGGTGTGGTGCCCGCGTGGCGCTTCGAGACCACCCCGCTCGCCGTCGTCGACGTCACGGTCCGCGGCTCCATGCGCTTCACCGTCAACCGCTTCGAGCTCGACAAGCGGCAGGTGTCGGCCGACGGCGTGGACGCCCAGCCGCTGGATCCGGTGCCGCTGCTCGTCTTCACCCCCGGCGCCTACCAGGTGTCGGTGGACACGGCCGCCGCGGAGGCCGAGCCGGTGCGCGTGCTGGCCGAGGTGCCGCTGCGGCCGGTGCCCGTCGAGGTGCAGGCGAGCCCCACCCCCGAGTTCAACGACATCATCACCGAGCAGGTGCACGCGTTCCTCGATCGCTGCACCGAGCAGCAGGTGCTGAAGCCCGCCGGATGCCCGTTCGGCTACGAGACGTACGAGCGCGTCCTCACGCCGCCGGTCTGGTCGATCGTGACCCAGCCGAACGTGATGGTCGTGCCCCACGAGGCCTACTGGGCGATCGCCCCGGCCGGCGCCATCGCGCACATCGAGATGGACGTGGCGTCGATCTATGACGGCTCGGTGTTCCACATCAGCCAGGACGTGACCTTCACCGTCGACGGGACGATCGACGTCCTCGCCGACGGATCGGCGGCCATCCGCATCGGGTCGCCCGACGTCTGACCGGGTCAGAGGCCGCGCGCGCGGTCCCGCTCGGCGATCTTCGCGAGCCGCGCGTTGTACTCCTCGAGCTCGGCGTCGCCGGTGCGGTCGGCGTGACGGTCGGCGCGGCGCTGCGTGCGCTCGTCGCTGCGGCTCCACTGGATGGCCACGATCACGGCCGTGATGAGCGTCGGGATCTCGCCGATCGACCATGCGATGCCGCCGCCGGTGTACTGGTCGTCGAGGGGCGACGCGCCCCAGGTGCGACCGAGCGACCCGAACCACTCCGCGGCCATGAGCCCGGAGTGGCTCATGATCGAGATGCCGAAGAACGCGTGCATCGCCATCGTCACGATGAGGATCACGAGGCGCCCCGCGTACGGCAGCCGGTACGGGACCGGGTCGATGCCGACGAGGATCATCACGAACAGGTACCCCGACAGCAGGAAGTGCACGATCATCCACTCGTGCCCCAGGTGGTCGTAGAGCGACCAGCGGAAGAGGTCGGAGTAGTAGAACAGCCACAGCGACCCGATGAAGATGCCGGCCGCGACGAGCGGGTGCGTGATCACGCGCGCGAAGGGGCTGTGGACGGCCCAGAGGATCCACTCGCGTCCGCCGCGGGTGCCGTCGTCGCGCTTGCGGATGGCCCGCGCCGCCAGGGTGACGGGCGCTCCCGGCACGAGGAGCAGCGGGATGGCCATGCTCAGCAGCATGTGGCCCAGCATGTGCATGCTGAAGAGGTAGTCGCCGTAGGCGGTGAGCGGCCCGCACGTCACCCACACCAGGAGCAGCAGGCCCAGCACCCACAGGATCGTGCGGTGGATCGGCCAGCTGTCGCCGCGTCGACGCAGGCGCATCACGCCCGCGACGTAGAAGAAGATGCCGAACCCGGCGACGAAGACCCAGAGCAGGTCGATGTCCCACGCCGTGAACCAGCGGGCGATGGTGAGCTCGGGCGGCAGCGGGGCGTCGGTGAGGATCTCCGCCGGTGTCGTCTGCGGGGCGGCGAGCTCGCCCTCCGGCGGCGCGGTGCGGGCGAGTGCGGCGGCGGCGCCGCTGGCGATGCCCATGAAGACGAGCTCCACCGCGACCAGTCCCCAGAACGCGCTCCGGCCATCCGACGCCTTCGCGAGCAGCCGCCGCCGGTAGAGCGCGCCGAGCACGCCCATCGCCACGAGCGCGACGATCTTCGCCGCGAGGATCGCGCCGTAGGGCGTCAGCAGCTGATCCCACTGTCCGATCGAGGCGAGGGTGCGCGCGTAGCCCGACACCGCGACGACGATGAACGCGGCCAGGGCGAGCGACGAGTAGCGCAGCAGGAGGGCGTGCAGGCGGTCCGCGGGCAGGGCGGGGCGCACCATCACGAGGAGGAGGAGTCCGCCCAGCCACACGGCGGCGCCGACGAGGTGCAGCAGGAGCGCGGTGACGGTGGCGTTGTGATCGGCGAGGTCGCCGGAGTGCCCCTGCGTGGCCATGGGCACGAGCGTCACGGCGGCGAGGATGGCCGTGAGCAGGGTGGGCGTCCACGAGCGGATGGCGAACGCGAGCACCGTGACGATCGCCGCGAGGACGGTGGTGAGGAGCCACGCGCTGCCGAGCTCGGTGTCGACGAGGAAGCGGCCGAGCTGCGCACCGAACTCCGCACCGAGGCTGAGCTGCGGGTTGAACGACGACAGGAAGGTGAGGAAGCCGACGGTGCCGCTGGCCAGGGTCAGGACGGCCGCGCCGATCGACGCCATGTCGAGCGCGACGTCGAACTCCTTCTCCTGCGCGCGCAGGCCGAACAGCGCCAGCACGAGGGCGCCGAGCATGGCCGCGGCGGAGAGGTTGACGACGAGCTTCGCGACCGGGAGCCCCCAGCGGACGAAGGCGCCGGGGTCGGCGGTGAAGCGGGGGGCCGCACCGCCGCCGACGGCCAGGCCCACGATCACCGCGATGACGGCGGCGGCCATGAGGATGAGGGGCCCTGCGGCCCGCAGCGCGCGCGCGTTCACTCTTCAACCCTAGGCGCGCGGTGCTGGGTGGTTCCCCGACGCGGGAGGCCGGGGACGCCGAGAGGGGGCCGCCCGGATGGACGGCCCCCTCTCGCGGCAGGCGTCTTACTTGACGGCGGCCTTCAGCTTCGAGCCGGCGGTCACCTTGACGCGCTTGCCGGCGGGGATGGCGATCTCGTCGCCGGTCTGCGGGTTGCGGCCCGTGCGCGCGGCGGTGTCGACCTGCTCGAACGCGATCCAGCCGGGGATCGAGACCTTCGCACCCTTGGCGACGGACTCGGAGACCGAGGTGAACAGGGCGTCGAGCACGCCGGAGACGGCGGACTGGCTCTGGCCCGTGGCGCTGGCGATGCTCGCGAC encodes:
- a CDS encoding ATP-dependent DNA helicase, which produces MTAPALSAEQEALFRLIEDTREHVFITGRAGTGKSTLLRHLTWNTSKQIAICAPTGVAALNVEGQTIHSLFKLPIGLIADQDLEQSDATRKLLNAIDTLVIDEISMVNADLMDGIDRSLRQARGRRREPFGGVQVVMFGDPYQLAPVPPRGDEARYIQDHYRSFWFFDAHVWAGIEPGGDGLIDLGRHGAELHIRELTHIHRQSDDGFKAMLNAVRYGRVTADIAETLNRAGARTPPSDPSDPVITLATRNDRVNAINATHLAALKGREQTAKADISGDFGRGDVYPADDELKLKVGAQVMFLRNDIAGPDGPRWVNGTIGTVTRILGDSVRVDVDGEEFDVEPTVWEKHRYSYDAATKKLSRDVVAEFTQFPLRLAWAVTIHKSQGKTYDRAIVDLGSGAFAPGQTYVALSRLTSLEGLYLTRPLRPSDIRVDEDVRRFMRAAWERDAAGMRSAARS
- a CDS encoding cytochrome c oxidase assembly protein, which codes for MAAAVIAVIVGLAVGGGAAPRFTADPGAFVRWGLPVAKLVVNLSAAAMLGALVLALFGLRAQEKEFDVALDMASIGAAVLTLASGTVGFLTFLSSFNPQLSLGAEFGAQLGRFLVDTELGSAWLLTTVLAAIVTVLAFAIRSWTPTLLTAILAAVTLVPMATQGHSGDLADHNATVTALLLHLVGAAVWLGGLLLLVMVRPALPADRLHALLLRYSSLALAAFIVVAVSGYARTLASIGQWDQLLTPYGAILAAKIVALVAMGVLGALYRRRLLAKASDGRSAFWGLVAVELVFMGIASGAAAALARTAPPEGELAAPQTTPAEILTDAPLPPELTIARWFTAWDIDLLWVFVAGFGIFFYVAGVMRLRRRGDSWPIHRTILWVLGLLLLVWVTCGPLTAYGDYLFSMHMLGHMLLSMAIPLLLVPGAPVTLAARAIRKRDDGTRGGREWILWAVHSPFARVITHPLVAAGIFIGSLWLFYYSDLFRWSLYDHLGHEWMIVHFLLSGYLFVMILVGIDPVPYRLPYAGRLVILIVTMAMHAFFGISIMSHSGLMAAEWFGSLGRTWGASPLDDQYTGGGIAWSIGEIPTLITAVIVAIQWSRSDERTQRRADRHADRTGDAELEEYNARLAKIAERDRARGL
- a CDS encoding HU family DNA-binding protein is translated as MADKTITKTELVASIASATGQSQSAVSGVLDALFTSVSESVAKGAKVSIPGWIAFEQVDTAARTGRNPQTGDEIAIPAGKRVKVTAGSKLKAAVK